The Crocosphaera sp. UHCC 0190 DNA segment AAATAGATAGATTTTATGTTTCATTTCTTTTCCGTTTTTCATGTTTCGTGAACTTATGTTTCGGGGACATCAGGGACACCCCTAACTTTTGGGACAACCAGACTTCAAAATTATGGATAGGATAGGAACGGGTGGCGATCGCCGGATCTACCATCGGTTGAACCAGGATAGTAAACATTCCTAAACGGTTGCCGGCCAAAACATCGGTAAACAAGCGATCGCCCACCATAGCGACGCGAGAATTAGGCAATTCCATCGCCTGAATTGCCTGACGAAGCTTACGTCGAGAGGGTTTGACTGCCCCTAATAGGTAAGGTAAATCTAAAGACTTAGCAATTCTGCCGATCCGATTTTCACTTAAATTATTACTCACTAACCAGATCGGGGTATTTGGGCGAATACTGTCAACCCAAAGCCTTAATTCCTCAGAGACATGGGCTTTTTTAAGGGGGACTAAGGTTTCATCCACATCTAAGACTAATCCTTGAATGTGATAATATTCCAGGATATTTGGGGTTAAACCGAGGATGGTATCACCTAAAATGAGATCGGGCTGTAAGAGTTTGGCCTTAGACATAGACTTGGTTAAATAATGAGGGGCTAACTATCAATCTTATTTCCTGGCCTGAATTACTTGCAAACTTCCTCCGCCATAAAGACGTTGTTGACATTCAGTCCACCCCATTGACTTGAGTTGGGCGACTAAATCGGTTTTTATGAGTTGCCAAGCGGTTTCTGTTTCAAATAACCACATAAAAACCCCTAGAGGCGGCCAAAATAGATAATTAGTCGGTTGATGTAAATCAATTAAAGCAAGTATTCCCCCTTGTTTCAAGACACGATAGACTTCTTGAAAAATTTGGGTTAACTGTTGGGGTTCCATTTCATGCAAGGCTACACTGGTATGAACCAGATCAAACTGTTGGTCGGCAAAGGGCATTTTTTCCGCTAATGCTTCCACATAGTCAGCTTGGGGGACGTTTTTTTTAGCACGACTAATAGCGGTTGCTGAAGCATCAAGTCCCGTGACATCGTTGGATTTTTCCACTAGAAAACGAGTTGTTTGCCCCCCACCGCAGCAGAGATCTAAGATTTTGGTGTCTGGGGTAATAGTTAGTCCTTCTAGGGCTAAATGACGGAATTTTTCTTCTCCTCCCACTGGGAGGGCACTGAGACGAGAAACAGTGTTGTATAACCAAGGATATCGATAACTCAACGGTCTTAAAATTGTGGCCATTTTTGATTGCCTTGTGGTGGTCTGTTTTTTTATTATGAGGACTTTTCCCAAAAATGACGACAAAATAAATTATCTAATCACTGCAATAATCATGAGATTTTAGGGAACTCTAGGAAAAAGAACAATTACAGATTATATGTCAGATCTTCTAGAGATAGATCATCCGTCCTCTCTGACAGTTGAAGGAAAGGAAATTATCCGAAACATCAGCAGTCATTATCGCAGTGGGAAAGCACACTTAGGCAAGGATTTTTTTAGCCCTTGTTTAAAATATTGTCATCAATATAGGTTTATTTCATGAGAAAATTGGGATATTTGATTT contains these protein-coding regions:
- a CDS encoding class I SAM-dependent methyltransferase, whose protein sequence is MATILRPLSYRYPWLYNTVSRLSALPVGGEEKFRHLALEGLTITPDTKILDLCCGGGQTTRFLVEKSNDVTGLDASATAISRAKKNVPQADYVEALAEKMPFADQQFDLVHTSVALHEMEPQQLTQIFQEVYRVLKQGGILALIDLHQPTNYLFWPPLGVFMWLFETETAWQLIKTDLVAQLKSMGWTECQQRLYGGGSLQVIQARK
- a CDS encoding YqeG family HAD IIIA-type phosphatase codes for the protein MSKAKLLQPDLILGDTILGLTPNILEYYHIQGLVLDVDETLVPLKKAHVSEELRLWVDSIRPNTPIWLVSNNLSENRIGRIAKSLDLPYLLGAVKPSRRKLRQAIQAMELPNSRVAMVGDRLFTDVLAGNRLGMFTILVQPMVDPAIATRSYPIHNFEVWLSQKLGVSLMSPKHKFTKHEKRKRNET